The Streptomyces albofaciens JCM 4342 genome has a segment encoding these proteins:
- the gltX gene encoding glutamate--tRNA ligase yields the protein MANATPVRVRFCPSPTGNPHVGLVRTALFNWAFARHTQGTMVFRIEDTDAARDSEESYNQLLDSMRWLGLDWDEGPEVGGPHAPYRQSQRMDLYKDVAQKLLDAGHAYKCYCSTEELDARREAARAAGKPSGYDGKCRALTADEITAYEAEGREPIVRFRMPDEPITFTDLVRGELTFTPENVPDYGILRANGAPLYTLVNPVDDALMEITHVLRGEDLLSSTPRQVALYKALIELGIAKSIPLFGHLPYVMGEGNKKLSKRDPQASLNLYRERGFLPEGLLNYLSLLGWSFSADQDVFSIDEMVAAFDIADVNANPARFDLKKAEAINADHIRRLDPKAFAEACRPWLQAPHANWDPADFDEAAWQAIAPHAQTRLTVLSDITANVDFLFRKEPVEDEASWAKAMKGDPVALLTTAREKLSGADWSSPDSLKQAVLAAGEEHGLKLGKAQAPVRVAVTGRTVGLPLFESLEILGKERTLARIDAALAKLGA from the coding sequence GTGGCTAACGCGACCCCCGTCCGCGTCCGTTTCTGTCCCTCCCCGACCGGCAACCCCCACGTGGGCCTGGTCCGCACCGCCCTGTTCAACTGGGCCTTCGCCCGGCACACCCAGGGCACGATGGTCTTCCGCATCGAGGACACCGACGCGGCCCGCGACTCCGAGGAGTCCTACAACCAGCTGCTCGACTCGATGCGCTGGCTGGGCCTGGACTGGGACGAGGGCCCCGAGGTCGGCGGCCCCCACGCGCCGTACCGGCAGTCCCAGCGCATGGACCTCTACAAGGACGTCGCGCAGAAGCTGCTGGACGCCGGCCACGCGTACAAGTGCTACTGCTCCACCGAGGAGCTGGACGCCCGCCGCGAGGCCGCCCGCGCCGCCGGCAAGCCCTCCGGGTACGACGGCAAGTGCCGCGCGCTGACCGCCGACGAGATCACCGCGTACGAGGCCGAGGGCCGCGAGCCGATCGTCCGCTTCCGGATGCCGGACGAGCCGATCACCTTCACGGACCTGGTCCGCGGCGAGCTGACCTTCACCCCGGAGAACGTGCCCGACTACGGCATCCTCCGCGCCAACGGCGCGCCGCTGTACACCCTGGTCAACCCGGTCGACGACGCCCTGATGGAGATCACCCACGTCCTGCGCGGCGAGGACCTGCTCTCCTCCACCCCGCGCCAGGTGGCCCTCTACAAGGCCCTGATCGAGCTGGGCATCGCCAAGTCGATCCCGCTCTTCGGCCACCTCCCCTACGTCATGGGCGAGGGCAACAAGAAGCTCTCGAAGCGCGACCCGCAGGCGTCCCTCAACCTCTACCGCGAGCGCGGCTTTCTCCCCGAGGGCCTCCTCAACTACCTCTCCCTCCTCGGCTGGTCCTTCTCCGCCGACCAGGACGTCTTCTCGATCGACGAGATGGTCGCGGCCTTCGACATCGCCGACGTGAACGCCAACCCGGCCCGTTTCGACCTGAAGAAGGCCGAGGCGATCAACGCCGACCACATCCGCCGCCTCGACCCGAAGGCCTTCGCCGAGGCCTGCCGCCCCTGGCTCCAGGCCCCCCACGCCAACTGGGACCCGGCCGACTTCGACGAGGCCGCCTGGCAGGCCATCGCGCCCCACGCGCAGACCCGCCTGACGGTCCTCTCCGACATCACCGCCAACGTCGACTTCCTGTTCCGCAAGGAGCCGGTCGAGGACGAGGCGTCCTGGGCCAAGGCGATGAAGGGCGACCCGGTGGCCCTCCTCACCACCGCCCGCGAAAAGCTCTCGGGCGCCGACTGGTCCAGCCCCGACTCCCTCAAGCAGGCCGTCCTGGCGGCAGGCGAGGAGCACGGCCTCAAGCTCGGCAAGGCCCAGGCCCCGGTCCGCGTGGCCGTCACCGGCCGCACGGTCGGCCTCCCGCTCTTCGAGTCCCTGGAAATCCTGGGCAAGGAGCGCACGCTCGCACGGATCGACGCGGCGCTGGCGAAGCTGGGGGCGTAA